The Xanthomonas sp. DAR 34887 genome has a segment encoding these proteins:
- a CDS encoding ATPase, T2SS/T4P/T4SS family codes for MFTVLINTPGRDTRQVKCMHRECGIGRADANLVMLQGWNIAGKHATLLREDEGVFILPLGGREPITLNGKVVLAKQGPIDGKDEIRIGHYVLKVSGDDARIAKHTPAANDGIAARVAEPATTSADAASAAQAAAPASTDLVLAGPPPPDIATWRTKLHMALVRQMDLRRMDVRSMDDSALRDSTINLIDDILAREFADLPSDINPRRLAKQVLDEAIGLGPLEDLIEDPTVTEIMVNAHDDIFIERAGRIQKSEVVFSNERACLAAIERIVTPLGRRIDESSPLVDARLKDGSRVNAVIPPVALRGPSISIRKFATRRLMGEDLLKYGSLNQPMLDFLIMAVRERRNIVVSGGTGSGKTTLLNILSNFIPDGDRVVTIEDAAELKLVQPNLVALEARPANMEGKGQITIRDLVKNALRMRPDRIVVGECRGGESLDMLQAMNTGHEGSLTTAHANNPRETLSRLEVMVMMAGMELPMTVVREQIASAVNLIVHQRRYPCGSRKVSHITEITGIESGTIQMQDLFLFKPTTYHGPDGKVAGNFVATGAVPEFYEELAERGVPVNLDIFRNQGSTR; via the coding sequence ATGTTCACAGTGCTGATCAATACGCCGGGCCGCGATACTCGCCAGGTCAAATGCATGCATCGGGAGTGCGGCATCGGGCGCGCCGACGCGAACCTGGTAATGCTCCAGGGCTGGAATATCGCCGGCAAGCATGCCACGCTGCTGCGCGAAGACGAGGGTGTCTTCATCCTGCCCTTGGGCGGGCGCGAGCCGATCACGCTCAACGGCAAGGTCGTCCTGGCCAAGCAGGGTCCGATCGACGGCAAGGACGAGATCCGCATCGGACACTACGTGCTCAAGGTCAGTGGCGACGATGCGCGGATCGCCAAGCACACCCCGGCAGCCAACGATGGCATCGCCGCGCGTGTAGCCGAACCTGCAACGACGTCGGCCGACGCGGCGTCCGCAGCCCAGGCGGCCGCGCCGGCGTCCACCGACTTGGTGCTGGCCGGCCCGCCACCGCCGGATATCGCCACCTGGCGCACCAAGCTGCACATGGCGCTGGTCCGGCAAATGGACCTGCGCCGGATGGACGTGCGCAGCATGGACGACAGCGCGCTTCGCGACAGCACCATCAATCTGATCGACGACATCCTCGCGCGCGAGTTCGCCGACCTGCCCTCTGACATCAATCCGCGCCGCCTGGCCAAACAGGTGCTGGACGAAGCCATCGGTCTGGGGCCGCTGGAAGATCTGATCGAGGATCCGACCGTCACCGAAATCATGGTCAATGCCCACGACGATATCTTCATCGAGCGGGCCGGGCGCATCCAGAAGTCGGAGGTGGTGTTCTCCAACGAACGCGCCTGCCTGGCGGCGATCGAACGCATCGTCACCCCGTTGGGCCGGCGCATCGACGAAAGCTCGCCGCTCGTCGATGCGCGCCTGAAGGACGGCTCGCGTGTGAACGCGGTGATCCCGCCGGTGGCCCTGCGCGGGCCGAGCATCAGCATCCGCAAATTCGCCACGCGCCGCTTGATGGGCGAAGACTTGTTGAAATACGGCTCCTTGAACCAGCCGATGCTGGACTTCCTGATCATGGCCGTGCGCGAGCGCCGCAACATCGTGGTGTCCGGCGGTACCGGCTCGGGCAAGACCACGCTGTTGAACATCCTGTCGAACTTCATTCCCGATGGCGACCGCGTCGTCACCATCGAGGACGCGGCCGAACTGAAGCTCGTGCAGCCGAACCTGGTCGCATTGGAGGCCCGCCCCGCGAACATGGAAGGCAAGGGCCAGATCACCATCCGCGACCTGGTCAAGAACGCGTTGCGCATGCGCCCCGACCGGATCGTGGTCGGCGAGTGTCGCGGAGGCGAGAGCCTGGACATGCTGCAGGCCATGAACACCGGCCATGAAGGGTCGTTGACCACGGCGCACGCCAACAATCCGCGCGAAACGCTGTCGCGTCTGGAAGTGATGGTGATGATGGCCGGCATGGAGCTGCCGATGACGGTCGTGCGCGAGCAGATCGCCTCGGCGGTCAACCTCATCGTGCATCAGCGCCGCTATCCCTGCGGGTCGCGCAAGGTCAGCCACATCACCGAAATCACCGGCATCGAAAGCGGCACCATCCAGATGCAGGACCTGTTCCTGTTCAAGCCGACCACCTACCACGGACCGGACGGCAAGGTCGCCGGCAATTTCGTGGCGACCGGCGCGGTGCCCGAATTCTACGAGGAGCTGGCCGAACGCGGCGTGCCGGTGAATCTGGATATTTTCCGCAACCAGGGAAGTA